A section of the Leptospira kobayashii genome encodes:
- a CDS encoding DoxX family protein, with product MESQTVSKGQLWSGRVLSGLAIAFLLFDGIGKFFLESMPKEALEAAAKLDYPIEIMPYIGTTLLICTALYAIPKTSVLGAILLTGYLGGAVASHVRILNPLGSHILFPVYVGIFIWLGLYLRTPQLRSFIPWRK from the coding sequence ATGGAATCTCAAACTGTATCAAAAGGACAATTATGGTCCGGTAGGGTATTAAGCGGTCTTGCAATTGCCTTTCTGCTTTTTGACGGTATAGGGAAATTCTTTCTGGAGAGTATGCCTAAGGAAGCATTGGAAGCGGCAGCAAAACTCGACTACCCGATTGAGATCATGCCATATATTGGCACCACTTTACTTATCTGCACGGCCTTGTATGCCATTCCCAAAACTTCAGTCCTTGGAGCTATTTTACTTACCGGCTACCTGGGAGGTGCGGTTGCTTCCCACGTTCGGATACTCAATCCACTGGGATCTCATATACTCTTTCCCGTCTATGTAGGCATTTTCATTTGGCTGGGTTTATATCTAAGAACCCCGCAACTACGCTCTTTCATTCCTTGGAGAAAATAG
- a CDS encoding fumarylacetoacetate hydrolase family protein, giving the protein MAKNYIRFSKGKTIDWGRADQGNIFPLKAGDLDTKDFLEFLKNQKKERTDKILSLKEVSILSPITAPCQIICQGANYRQHLIESGLNPDHKRYNMFFTKSDASLGPPTGAVVRPSHVKLLDYEIELGLVFGKPISRPLDPNKTDVSGYIAAFFMANDISARDIQLPQMQWYKGKSYRTFCPTGPVLSVLEPGDFELLESLELTLLVNDTVRQQDKAANLVYKPQETILELSTFCDISVGDVLLTGTPSGCALRAPGKFMQKIGALLSESKKWELFIKGQAKRMEYLKPNDVIRSSIRTADRRIDLGEQELKVTEER; this is encoded by the coding sequence ATGGCAAAAAATTATATACGATTTTCAAAAGGGAAAACTATCGATTGGGGTAGAGCGGATCAAGGAAATATATTTCCATTGAAAGCGGGAGATTTAGACACCAAAGATTTTTTAGAATTTTTAAAGAACCAAAAAAAAGAACGAACGGATAAAATCCTTTCATTGAAAGAAGTTTCCATACTTTCTCCGATCACTGCCCCCTGCCAAATCATTTGCCAAGGAGCGAATTACAGACAACATTTGATCGAATCAGGTTTAAACCCGGATCATAAAAGATACAATATGTTTTTTACAAAATCCGATGCATCTCTAGGTCCTCCAACGGGAGCAGTGGTTCGTCCAAGCCATGTAAAACTTTTGGATTATGAAATTGAACTGGGGTTAGTTTTTGGAAAACCTATTTCTAGGCCATTGGATCCGAACAAAACGGATGTTTCCGGTTACATTGCCGCTTTTTTTATGGCAAACGATATCTCTGCAAGAGACATTCAACTTCCTCAAATGCAATGGTACAAAGGAAAATCCTACCGAACTTTTTGTCCGACGGGTCCCGTACTTTCTGTTCTCGAGCCGGGGGATTTTGAATTATTGGAATCTTTGGAGCTGACCCTGCTTGTCAATGATACGGTTCGCCAACAGGACAAAGCGGCTAACTTAGTTTATAAACCTCAGGAAACCATATTGGAATTATCCACTTTCTGCGATATCTCCGTTGGAGATGTTTTACTTACCGGAACTCCTTCCGGCTGTGCTCTGCGCGCTCCGGGCAAGTTTATGCAAAAGATAGGAGCCTTACTTTCCGAATCGAAAAAGTGGGAATTGTTTATCAAAGGACAAGCTAAAAGAATGGAATACTTAAAACCGAACGATGTCATTCGTTCTTCCATTCGCACCGCGGATCGCAGGATCGATCTGGGAGAACAGGAGCTAAAAGTCACGGAAGAAAGATGA
- a CDS encoding glycosyltransferase: MKVLYFSDTFLPKTDGVAVSIKNFSELLSLRGHEFTICAPRYGEGDFERMGDNIQVIRFRSGYLPSYPDIKVVLPSPGKIKRIIEEFQPDIIHIHTPGLLGVYAINAAERFGIPTVGTYHTLMAEQEMYVSFYRLFKLDKLFFKINKFKKKLNIDDLDKFVKFDNFNLRKKIILKICNDLYNRCDVVVSPSHLIKKQLVEYGITRPVTVVSNGMDLKRFTGKVKSLDNSAPKLLHVGRISYEKNCDVILNAFKLIHDVFPKATLTIIGEGPAIPSLQRQAEHLELKDSIIFKGFVPNAELHNVYPQYDLFLTASTMETQGLVVLESIACGLPAVGVDSFALPELIQEGRNGYIAPPFDVKKLAELSIRLLNDPEKYKEFSKNSIEIASGHEMSKCVDAMEEMYRKLIEATKGKAKKGTLLDIFFDFVNH, translated from the coding sequence TTGAAAGTTCTATATTTTTCCGACACATTTTTACCAAAAACGGATGGCGTGGCTGTCTCGATAAAGAATTTTTCGGAACTTTTGTCCCTACGAGGCCACGAATTCACCATCTGCGCTCCTCGTTACGGAGAAGGAGATTTTGAAAGAATGGGGGACAATATCCAGGTGATTCGGTTTCGTTCCGGATATTTGCCAAGTTACCCTGACATCAAGGTAGTTCTACCTTCTCCCGGCAAAATCAAAAGAATCATAGAGGAATTTCAACCGGATATCATTCACATACATACTCCGGGGTTACTGGGAGTTTATGCCATCAATGCGGCGGAACGATTCGGGATACCGACTGTCGGAACTTATCATACGCTTATGGCGGAACAGGAAATGTATGTTTCCTTTTACCGGCTGTTCAAACTGGACAAACTTTTTTTCAAAATCAATAAATTCAAAAAGAAACTGAACATAGATGATTTGGATAAATTTGTAAAATTCGATAATTTCAATCTCAGAAAAAAAATCATTCTTAAAATATGCAATGATTTATATAACAGATGTGATGTGGTTGTTTCGCCGAGTCATTTGATCAAAAAACAATTGGTGGAATACGGAATCACTCGTCCGGTAACGGTTGTTTCCAACGGAATGGATTTAAAACGATTTACGGGGAAGGTAAAGTCTTTGGACAATTCTGCTCCGAAACTTTTACATGTGGGAAGAATTTCGTATGAGAAAAATTGCGACGTCATTTTAAATGCATTTAAATTGATTCATGATGTTTTCCCGAAAGCTACTTTGACGATCATAGGCGAAGGTCCCGCCATTCCTTCTTTGCAAAGACAAGCGGAACATTTGGAATTAAAGGACTCTATTATTTTCAAAGGATTTGTTCCCAATGCGGAATTGCATAATGTATATCCTCAGTATGATTTATTTCTTACTGCTTCGACTATGGAAACACAAGGACTTGTCGTACTTGAATCCATTGCTTGCGGATTGCCCGCCGTCGGTGTGGATTCTTTCGCTTTACCGGAACTGATTCAAGAAGGAAGAAACGGATATATTGCTCCTCCTTTCGATGTAAAAAAATTGGCGGAACTTTCCATTCGGCTTTTGAATGATCCTGAGAAGTACAAAGAGTTTTCTAAAAATTCTATTGAGATAGCTTCCGGCCATGAAATGAGCAAATGCGTTGATGCAATGGAAGAAATGTATCGTAAGTTGATCGAAGCTACAAAAGGAAAAGCAAAGAAAGGAACGTTACTGGATATTTTCTTTGATTTTGTAAATCACTAG
- a CDS encoding Crp/Fnr family transcriptional regulator, with protein MDVIKRLPNEVETALSIGSLRNLPASFCEILFGRGVLAEYGDNALVNRPGDPIRIALILSGKLRLYYEHTDGKRLTICRLEKGELAGAVSLASESNTLYAEAEGVTRLWVIPKESLEEALRKDINAASVVISELGRHLEKLVGEWIAFAFSTVEERILHYLNSHRKNGEPVRISQQQLADEIGTAREVVTRALRKLKENGIIITDEKGIRLL; from the coding sequence GTGGATGTAATAAAACGTTTACCTAACGAAGTTGAAACAGCATTATCCATAGGCTCACTCCGAAATTTACCGGCGAGCTTTTGTGAAATTTTATTCGGTAGGGGCGTGCTTGCAGAATACGGTGACAATGCACTTGTCAATAGACCGGGAGACCCGATACGAATTGCACTTATCCTTTCCGGAAAATTACGGCTTTATTATGAGCACACAGATGGAAAAAGACTGACCATCTGTCGATTGGAAAAAGGAGAATTGGCGGGAGCCGTGAGTTTAGCTTCTGAATCAAACACCCTTTATGCGGAAGCGGAAGGAGTTACCCGACTTTGGGTGATTCCCAAAGAAAGTTTGGAAGAAGCACTACGTAAAGATATCAATGCGGCTTCGGTAGTAATATCCGAATTGGGGAGACATTTGGAAAAGCTGGTAGGCGAATGGATTGCATTTGCCTTCTCCACAGTAGAAGAAAGAATCCTTCATTATTTGAACAGTCATAGAAAAAACGGAGAACCCGTTCGTATTTCACAGCAACAACTTGCGGACGAAATCGGAACGGCACGGGAAGTAGTAACACGTGCTTTGCGAAAACTCAAGGAAAACGGTATAATTATTACGGATGAAAAAGGAATCCGCTTATTGTGA
- a CDS encoding adenylate/guanylate cyclase domain-containing protein has product MIDLNYILAKFPWEEKYTKLGKPLDFFWEIELKVTREEIWPYIIDTSSFNQRMGMPKMNYIEKDGKLFGSAKQAGFKMEWEEVPWEWEYLKEMNNARIYSKGFGHYVRTKYILEPYGESRSKLYVYFGWIPRNFLMKKILIYAMPKLEEDYFTTFAEIQKEIQRNTTSLQIGGNVASLKGFVADPEWNNEEKLDLVKPDLIKSGVKEEVIDSVFHWIRNASDNDLDRIRIKYLTRLLKHDFDDLLLLFLYGSRLGIFTLSWDIVCPHCRGVRTSLQKLGDMPAKDECEVCDVEFETTGKNSIEVTFHIHPSVRKIEKQIYCAAEPNRKQHVLLSKLIPPGKAFSTELLIQPGVFRLRKQGDSRYHLVDVDDKFESKDIIWLDKEVAQEMYVHTKPTLVFQNEETKPVTIVLEERKEDQTSLRPSELFNFPEFRDLFSEEAIATNLQLDIGLQTILFTDIVGSTRFYETEGDHGAFLQVREHFVKTYQIMKREKGVVVKTIGDAVMASFPAPVYAIRASKELQEWFHTENKHTPVRIRISMHYGSCLAVNLNSNIDYFGNTINYAAKMQSHTDSGEISISESVFRDQEVRKYFLENGIKLKKIDFPLSWADRTDSIYIWKP; this is encoded by the coding sequence ATGATAGACTTAAATTACATACTCGCAAAATTTCCTTGGGAAGAAAAATACACTAAGCTGGGAAAACCTTTGGATTTTTTTTGGGAGATAGAACTTAAAGTCACCCGGGAAGAAATTTGGCCTTATATCATAGACACTTCCTCATTCAACCAAAGAATGGGGATGCCCAAGATGAATTATATAGAGAAGGATGGCAAACTATTCGGATCCGCAAAACAAGCCGGGTTTAAAATGGAATGGGAAGAAGTTCCTTGGGAATGGGAATATCTGAAAGAAATGAATAATGCCCGTATTTATTCAAAGGGTTTCGGACATTATGTTCGTACGAAATACATTCTGGAACCTTACGGAGAATCAAGATCCAAATTATACGTTTATTTCGGTTGGATTCCCCGTAATTTTCTAATGAAAAAAATATTAATTTATGCAATGCCAAAACTGGAAGAGGATTATTTTACTACTTTTGCGGAAATCCAAAAAGAAATCCAAAGAAACACAACCTCACTTCAAATAGGCGGAAATGTTGCAAGCCTGAAAGGTTTCGTAGCCGACCCAGAATGGAATAATGAAGAAAAACTGGATTTGGTAAAACCGGATCTGATCAAAAGCGGAGTGAAAGAAGAAGTAATTGATTCCGTATTCCATTGGATCAGAAACGCAAGCGACAACGATTTGGATCGAATCCGGATCAAATATCTTACCAGGCTTTTAAAACATGATTTTGACGATCTATTATTGTTATTTTTATACGGAAGCAGATTGGGAATTTTCACCTTGAGCTGGGACATCGTATGTCCTCACTGCAGGGGAGTCAGAACCTCCTTACAAAAGCTAGGTGACATGCCCGCAAAAGATGAGTGTGAAGTCTGCGATGTGGAATTCGAAACCACGGGAAAAAATTCGATTGAAGTTACATTTCATATTCATCCGTCCGTTCGTAAAATTGAAAAACAAATCTATTGTGCAGCGGAGCCGAATCGAAAACAGCACGTGCTTCTTTCCAAGCTGATTCCTCCGGGAAAAGCTTTTTCAACGGAACTGTTGATTCAACCGGGAGTATTTCGTTTGAGAAAACAAGGAGACTCCCGTTACCATCTGGTTGATGTGGACGATAAGTTCGAATCCAAAGATATCATCTGGCTGGATAAGGAAGTCGCGCAGGAAATGTATGTTCATACAAAACCGACTCTAGTATTTCAAAATGAAGAAACAAAACCTGTCACGATCGTTTTAGAAGAAAGAAAAGAAGACCAAACCAGTCTCCGCCCTTCGGAATTATTTAATTTTCCCGAATTCAGAGATTTATTTTCAGAAGAAGCGATCGCCACCAATCTGCAGTTAGATATTGGGCTGCAAACGATCTTATTTACCGATATCGTCGGCTCTACCAGGTTTTATGAAACCGAAGGCGACCACGGCGCTTTTTTGCAAGTCAGAGAACATTTCGTTAAAACTTATCAGATCATGAAAAGGGAAAAAGGGGTTGTCGTGAAGACCATAGGAGACGCAGTGATGGCATCATTTCCCGCTCCGGTTTATGCCATTCGAGCCTCCAAGGAATTGCAGGAATGGTTTCATACGGAAAATAAACATACCCCCGTCCGAATTCGAATTTCCATGCACTATGGCAGCTGTTTGGCGGTAAATCTGAATAGTAATATCGATTATTTCGGGAACACAATCAATTATGCGGCAAAGATGCAATCTCATACAGATTCCGGGGAAATATCCATCAGCGAATCCGTTTTCCGAGACCAGGAAGTAAGAAAGTATTTTTTAGAGAATGGAATCAAATTAAAAAAAATCGATTTTCCTTTATCCTGGGCTGATAGAACGGATTCCATTTATATTTGGAAACCTTAA
- a CDS encoding NRDE family protein: MCLVGLAYKIWDGYPIVIASNRDEFFARPATPAGFWEDVPFLLAGRDQISLGTWLGVTKEGKISFVTNKRDLRDPPVSNPISRGKLVENFLRGESSAVDYAENLFPRGNLYEGFNLFLFDGKDARYISNRKDGIETIESGFHALSNSLWNTDWPKTKKIREEMIRISRKTGKEKDQIVYELFEILGNEEKASEENLPDTGIGVLKEMALSSIRISVPGYGTRVSTIVMISEEGVCSFWERTFPDPFSRETKEVHYEFPISRK, translated from the coding sequence ATGTGTTTAGTAGGTTTGGCATATAAAATATGGGATGGTTATCCGATTGTGATTGCATCCAACCGAGACGAATTTTTTGCAAGACCTGCAACCCCTGCCGGATTCTGGGAAGATGTTCCTTTCCTTTTGGCAGGTAGAGACCAAATATCGCTAGGTACTTGGTTAGGTGTTACAAAAGAAGGAAAAATTTCATTTGTAACGAATAAACGGGATCTTCGTGATCCCCCAGTTTCCAATCCGATTTCCCGTGGAAAATTGGTAGAAAATTTTTTACGAGGTGAGTCTTCCGCAGTGGATTACGCGGAAAATCTTTTCCCCCGAGGGAATCTTTACGAAGGGTTCAACTTATTCCTGTTTGATGGTAAAGATGCCAGATATATTTCCAATCGGAAAGACGGGATCGAAACAATCGAATCCGGGTTTCATGCACTTAGCAACAGCTTGTGGAATACGGATTGGCCGAAGACTAAAAAGATTCGGGAAGAGATGATTCGAATTTCCCGGAAAACTGGCAAAGAAAAAGACCAGATTGTTTACGAGTTATTTGAAATTTTAGGAAATGAAGAAAAAGCTTCGGAAGAAAATTTACCCGACACCGGAATCGGAGTTTTAAAGGAAATGGCTTTGTCCTCAATACGAATTTCAGTTCCGGGTTACGGAACCCGGGTGAGTACGATTGTGATGATCTCCGAGGAAGGAGTGTGTTCTTTTTGGGAAAGAACTTTCCCCGATCCTTTTAGCCGGGAAACGAAAGAAGTACATTATGAATTTCCAATAAGCCGAAAATAA
- a CDS encoding O-antigen ligase family protein — MKDIFLVSAFFCIQGIKKEDQPKLEKVIRIFSYVILVTGALSVFSETRLSRLISDLFKTSASWPYQHHYGSLAGINVYLPIGLMNTHLTFGGLISFIFPFYFFQVYEVWKNKEKLHLRLLYTFCFFALLFVFLFNNARSAMLGSFVSITLGLYILIFKKNEISKKIIGIAFGTGLLLILVLGTAYLQSGAVRKIIKPLFGSEKHTDSGRTFIWDSSFPLIENNPIFGVGSGSYPEKIEIARKEKSIEHKELSFFYEVTQRGHAHNDYFHLSSVFGLPQAFLYIMLGCFIVYGFADNRFSKQAMYWTIGLSGFFFSGLLQCYFQDDEVLIVFFYFLGYYHILMDKEDLIV; from the coding sequence ATGAAAGATATCTTTTTGGTTTCGGCTTTCTTTTGCATCCAGGGAATCAAAAAAGAAGATCAACCGAAATTAGAGAAAGTCATACGTATTTTTTCCTATGTGATTCTTGTCACCGGCGCCTTATCCGTTTTTTCGGAAACAAGACTGTCCCGTTTGATTTCCGATTTGTTCAAAACGTCCGCTTCCTGGCCTTACCAACACCATTACGGAAGTTTGGCGGGGATCAATGTTTATCTTCCTATCGGACTGATGAATACCCACTTAACATTCGGAGGATTGATTTCCTTTATTTTTCCATTCTATTTTTTTCAGGTTTATGAAGTTTGGAAAAACAAAGAAAAATTGCATCTGAGATTATTATACACTTTCTGTTTTTTTGCATTATTGTTTGTTTTTCTATTTAATAATGCGAGATCGGCGATGTTAGGCTCGTTTGTAAGCATAACTCTCGGACTATATATCCTAATTTTCAAAAAGAATGAAATTTCAAAAAAAATAATCGGTATTGCTTTCGGGACGGGACTTCTCCTGATCCTAGTTCTCGGTACAGCTTATTTGCAATCGGGAGCGGTCCGAAAAATCATAAAACCTTTGTTTGGTTCCGAAAAACATACCGATTCAGGCAGAACCTTTATCTGGGACTCCAGTTTTCCGTTGATAGAAAACAATCCTATATTCGGAGTCGGATCGGGTTCCTATCCGGAAAAAATTGAGATTGCCAGAAAGGAAAAATCCATAGAACACAAAGAACTTTCCTTTTTCTACGAAGTGACCCAAAGAGGTCATGCGCATAACGATTACTTCCACCTAAGTTCTGTTTTTGGACTACCGCAGGCATTTTTGTACATCATGCTCGGCTGTTTTATTGTTTACGGCTTTGCGGACAATCGCTTTTCGAAACAGGCAATGTATTGGACCATCGGTTTGAGCGGCTTCTTTTTTTCAGGGCTCCTACAATGTTATTTTCAAGACGATGAAGTTTTGATCGTATTTTTTTATTTTCTGGGATATTATCATATACTAATGGATAAGGAAGATTTGATTGTATGA
- a CDS encoding glycosyltransferase family 9 protein, which produces MNLLVLRFSAMGDVALMTPALIAIAAKYSNAQITVVTRGNFSPFFYNIPNVNVLGINLKKYKGFFGIIKLYREIAKLGPFHAVVDLHGSVRSRMIAFFFRWQGIPTSKIIKGRREKLQQTRRFNKKTNPLPHTVDRYLNVFKKVGFDAPIRKGPWLNVDGESKMFAKDYFKSIGLEKKSGQWFGFAPFAGHALKEWPFPKSKKLTEILLEEFPDCHVFLFGSKDEGEQLETLKAGSSRINLVQGGNLGIRGELGIMERLDLMIGMDSSNVHIAALLKKPVIGLYGTTHPMSGFGPFAQEDSGVLQVDLACRPCSIYGNTKCWRGDFACMEMIDPFDVVRRIRFLQNVNTLW; this is translated from the coding sequence ATGAACTTACTCGTATTAAGATTTTCCGCAATGGGTGACGTAGCTCTTATGACACCAGCTCTTATTGCCATTGCAGCAAAATACTCTAATGCGCAAATAACGGTTGTTACTCGTGGAAATTTTTCACCTTTCTTTTACAATATTCCGAATGTCAATGTTCTTGGGATCAATCTCAAAAAATACAAAGGTTTTTTCGGGATTATCAAACTCTATAGAGAGATAGCGAAACTAGGCCCCTTTCATGCTGTCGTGGATTTGCATGGTTCCGTTCGTTCCAGGATGATCGCTTTTTTCTTTCGATGGCAGGGAATTCCCACTTCTAAAATCATCAAAGGACGAAGAGAAAAACTCCAACAAACAAGAAGATTTAACAAAAAGACAAATCCTCTTCCTCATACTGTGGATCGTTATTTAAACGTTTTTAAAAAAGTGGGATTTGATGCTCCGATTCGGAAAGGTCCTTGGTTGAATGTGGATGGAGAATCTAAAATGTTTGCCAAAGATTATTTCAAATCCATCGGTCTTGAAAAAAAATCGGGTCAATGGTTCGGATTCGCTCCTTTCGCCGGTCATGCTTTGAAAGAATGGCCTTTTCCAAAATCAAAAAAACTAACAGAGATTTTGTTAGAAGAATTCCCGGATTGCCATGTATTTTTATTCGGGAGTAAGGACGAAGGCGAACAACTCGAAACCTTGAAAGCCGGTTCCTCCCGAATCAATCTGGTTCAAGGTGGAAATCTGGGTATTCGCGGAGAATTGGGAATTATGGAACGTTTGGATTTGATGATCGGAATGGACTCATCAAACGTGCATATTGCGGCCTTATTAAAAAAGCCGGTCATCGGTTTGTATGGCACAACCCATCCTATGTCCGGGTTCGGGCCTTTTGCGCAGGAAGATTCCGGTGTTTTACAAGTTGACTTGGCTTGCCGACCTTGTTCTATTTATGGAAATACAAAATGTTGGCGAGGCGATTTTGCCTGTATGGAAATGATCGATCCATTTGACGTAGTGCGTCGCATTCGCTTTCTACAGAATGTGAACACTTTATGGTAA
- a CDS encoding glycoside hydrolase family 5 protein, translating into MKRLHPSGEWFEDESGRKVILRGVNLGGDTKVPYPSGGTHIPTDFSDHRDVSFVGRPFPLTEAKEHFTRLQKWGFNCLRLLTTWEAIEHKGPNEYDSEYLDYLTEITRQAGEYGFYVFIDFHQDVWSRMTGGDGAPGWLFEKIGIDYTKLSDADASIVMQLKYDYTKPGTRQEDNYPTMCWSQNYKYAGNAILWTLFFGGKDFAPNFFIDGKNVQHYMQDHYLGCMLAVAERVKDFPHVLGFDSLNEPGKGFIGKAMNDRGIANHEDDPAKPGLAWSAIDALYSAQGFTIELPYLGLSVIKGGFVPKKTQVVNEKQTSIWFYHVPGDPFQLEGAWTLTKDGTPFIEKNDYFQVVNGKPVEFDRDYMIPFIRKVGEAVHSVRKDWMIFAEREATDGVFKPNFDGKLPPNSVNATHWYDYTVLIFKQFLYPIALDPIRKIPVFGENGIRKSYVNQLARVKSGSLNVPGKVPTLIGEFGIPFDLKAGKAYKEWKKGNQSPKIWKNHVRALNCMYNAMDDLFLSNTLWNYTASNKNDLMIGDGWNQEDLSIYSEDQKILGAEVDLYGGGGRALEGFVRPFARFIQGIPEKMNYQLSSKKFILEWIADTKIQAPTEIVLPRFVYPNGVKVEYVNCKPIADITDKLLIQAEGDGRAFVSIQTL; encoded by the coding sequence ATGAAAAGATTACATCCGTCAGGTGAGTGGTTTGAAGATGAGTCGGGAAGAAAAGTGATCCTGAGAGGGGTAAACCTCGGGGGAGATACAAAAGTTCCTTATCCAAGCGGTGGTACCCATATTCCCACTGATTTTTCGGACCATAGGGACGTCAGCTTCGTAGGAAGACCCTTTCCTTTGACGGAAGCGAAAGAACATTTCACAAGGCTTCAAAAATGGGGATTTAATTGTTTGAGGTTACTCACTACTTGGGAAGCCATTGAGCACAAAGGTCCGAACGAATATGATAGCGAATATCTTGACTACCTAACAGAAATTACACGACAAGCTGGTGAATACGGATTCTATGTTTTTATAGACTTTCACCAAGACGTATGGAGTCGGATGACGGGAGGAGACGGTGCCCCCGGATGGCTTTTTGAAAAAATCGGGATCGATTATACCAAACTATCGGATGCCGATGCAAGCATAGTCATGCAATTAAAATACGATTATACAAAACCAGGAACAAGACAAGAAGACAATTATCCCACTATGTGCTGGTCGCAAAACTATAAATATGCGGGAAATGCGATTCTATGGACTTTGTTTTTCGGAGGAAAAGACTTTGCTCCGAACTTTTTTATCGATGGAAAAAACGTTCAGCATTATATGCAGGATCATTATCTGGGATGCATGTTGGCAGTGGCGGAAAGAGTGAAAGATTTCCCGCATGTTCTCGGGTTTGATTCTCTGAACGAACCTGGCAAAGGTTTTATCGGAAAGGCGATGAATGATCGGGGTATAGCGAATCACGAAGATGATCCCGCGAAACCCGGGCTTGCCTGGTCTGCAATTGATGCGCTGTACTCAGCGCAAGGTTTCACGATTGAATTACCTTATTTGGGACTCAGCGTTATCAAAGGAGGATTCGTTCCCAAAAAAACACAAGTAGTGAATGAAAAACAAACATCGATTTGGTTCTATCATGTACCCGGAGATCCGTTTCAGCTGGAAGGAGCATGGACTTTAACGAAAGACGGCACCCCGTTCATCGAAAAAAACGATTATTTCCAAGTGGTAAACGGCAAGCCGGTGGAATTCGACCGCGACTACATGATTCCCTTCATTCGAAAAGTGGGGGAAGCTGTACATTCCGTCCGTAAGGACTGGATGATATTTGCGGAAAGAGAAGCCACTGACGGAGTATTCAAACCTAATTTTGACGGAAAACTTCCGCCAAATAGTGTCAATGCGACTCATTGGTATGACTATACAGTTTTGATTTTTAAACAATTTTTATACCCGATCGCACTCGACCCGATTCGAAAAATTCCGGTATTCGGAGAAAACGGAATTCGCAAGTCCTACGTAAATCAATTAGCGCGCGTTAAATCCGGAAGTCTCAATGTACCGGGAAAAGTACCGACTCTCATCGGAGAATTCGGAATTCCATTCGATCTAAAAGCAGGGAAAGCCTACAAAGAATGGAAAAAAGGAAATCAAAGTCCCAAAATCTGGAAAAACCATGTACGCGCGCTCAATTGCATGTACAACGCGATGGACGATTTATTTCTTTCGAACACTCTTTGGAATTACACGGCGTCTAATAAGAACGATCTTATGATTGGAGACGGATGGAATCAGGAAGATTTGAGTATCTATTCCGAAGATCAGAAAATTCTCGGTGCGGAAGTGGATCTATATGGCGGAGGAGGAAGGGCCTTGGAAGGATTCGTTAGGCCGTTTGCCCGATTCATCCAAGGAATTCCTGAAAAAATGAACTACCAACTATCTTCGAAAAAATTCATTTTGGAATGGATTGCAGATACAAAAATCCAGGCTCCCACGGAAATCGTTCTTCCCCGATTCGTTTACCCTAACGGAGTTAAGGTGGAGTATGTAAATTGCAAACCGATTGCGGATATTACCGACAAACTCTTAATTCAAGCGGAGGGGGACGGAAGAGCTTTCGTTTCCATTCAAACATTATGA
- a CDS encoding DUF4254 domain-containing protein has product MNLDGNKAVSIFQQSVLDWHKKEAPHPNPYPEHTLENTLYNKNHVDTIQWHIEDEIRRPDIPLEEVVALKRKIDKLNQDRTDMVEKLDDFVILLFKDIVPKPNARLNSESPAWLLDRMSILELKIFHMQEQVDRKDAGASQEHLEKCRQKLTILLEQRTDLKTCLDELFLDYKNGDRKVKVYRQMKMYNDQNLNPSLYKAK; this is encoded by the coding sequence ATGAACCTCGACGGAAATAAAGCAGTCTCCATATTTCAACAATCCGTATTGGATTGGCATAAAAAAGAAGCCCCTCACCCGAATCCTTATCCTGAACACACTCTAGAAAATACCCTGTACAATAAGAACCATGTAGATACCATCCAATGGCATATCGAAGATGAAATTCGCAGACCGGATATCCCTTTGGAAGAAGTAGTCGCACTCAAAAGAAAGATAGACAAACTCAATCAGGATCGCACGGATATGGTCGAGAAGTTAGACGATTTTGTTATTTTACTTTTCAAAGACATTGTCCCCAAACCAAACGCAAGACTCAATTCGGAATCTCCCGCATGGCTTTTAGATCGGATGAGTATATTGGAATTAAAGATTTTTCACATGCAAGAGCAAGTAGATAGAAAGGATGCGGGTGCATCGCAAGAACATCTTGAAAAATGCAGACAAAAACTGACGATTCTCCTGGAACAAAGAACGGATCTCAAAACCTGTTTGGATGAGCTTTTTCTGGACTATAAAAACGGGGATAGAAAAGTAAAAGTCTATCGTCAAATGAAAATGTACAACGATCAAAACTTGAACCCTTCCCTATACAAAGCAAAATGA